From Lagopus muta isolate bLagMut1 chromosome 28, bLagMut1 primary, whole genome shotgun sequence, a single genomic window includes:
- the EIF4B gene encoding eukaryotic translation initiation factor 4B isoform X3, translating into MAASAAKKKNKKGKTLTLTDFLAEDGGSGAPTYIPKPVSWADETDDLDGDVSTAWHSNDDDVYRAPLIDRSLLPTAPRAAREPNIDRSRLPKCPPYTAFLGNLPYDVTEDSIKDFFRGLNISAVRLPREPTNPERLKGFGYAEFEDIDSLFQALSLNEESLGNRRIRVDVADQAQDKDRDDRCFGRDRDRFRDSERFESDWRARPAASDSFDDFPPRRGDDAFGDRYRDRYDDRYRDGPRRDMDRGFGGRDRYDDRSRDYDRGYNSRIGSGRRAFGSGYRRDDDFRGGSDRYEERYERRDDRMERWGGREEYGRDEFRREERGPTQRPKLNLKPRSAPKEEESTAAPAPQSSRAASIFGGAKPVDTAAREREVEERLQKEQEKLQRQLEDDKRLERRPRERYPSSRSEDNPERSRTGSESSQSGAAGPPGTTAGTGPTGRTTRRRESEKSVEGDACGREEEGREEKQPLKVMPAPPPKENAWAKRSSSTAGRSPGSDSEQHSPSSSQMASRPPAENGATPRSTHRRGDENKPDGGRDGPKARSGSSAERKDGRKEHEARAAPEPKRLEDSPAPFSHASKYAALSVDGEEEECGE; encoded by the exons ATGGCGGCCTCAG CAGCCaagaagaagaacaagaagggGAAGACCCTGACCCTGACTGATTTCCTGGCGGAGGATGGCGGCAGCGGTGCGCCCACCTACATCCCCAAGCCAGTCAGCTGGGCTGATGAGACCGATGACCTGGACGGCGACG TCTCCACCGCTTGGCACAGCAATGATGATGATGTGTACCGGGCTCCGCTGATCGACCGCTCGCTGCTGCCCACCGCCCCCCGCGCTGCACGTGAGCCCAACATCGACCGCAGCCGCCTGCCCAAGTGCCCGCCCTACACGGccttcctgggcaacctgccCTACGACGTCACCGAGGACTCCATCAAGGACTTCTTCAGGGGCCTCAAT ATCAGTGCCGTGCGCTTGCCGCGGGAGCCCACCAACCCTGAGAGGTTGAAAGGTTTTGGCTACGCTGAGTTTGAAGACATCGACTCCTTGTTCCAGGCACTGAGCCTCAATGAGGAG tctcTAGGAAACAGAAGGATACGAGTGGATGTTGCTGACCAAGCTCAGGATAAAG aCCGGGACGATCGCTGCTTTGGACGGGACCGGGACCGTTTCCGGGACTCAGAGAGGTTTGAGAGCGACTGGCGCGCCCGTCCCGCCGCCTCCGACAGCTTCGATGATTTCCCACCCCGCCGCGGGGACGACGCCTTCGGGGACA GGTATCGGGATCGCTACGACGATCGGTATCGCGATGGCCCGCGGCGCGACATGGACCGCGGCTTCGGCGGCAGAGATCGCTACGATGACCGCAGCAGAGACTACGACCGGG GCTACAACTCGCGCATCGGCAGCGGCCGGAGGGCCTTCGGCAGTGGCTACCGCCGCGACGACGATTTCCGGGGCGGCAGCGACCGCTACGAGGAGCGCTACGAGCGGCGCGACGACCGCATGGAGCgctggggagggagagaggaataCGGGAGGGATGAGTTCCGGCGTGAAGAGAGGG gcccCACGCAGCGCCCCAAGCTGAACCTGAAGCCGCGCAGCGCCCcgaaggaggaggagagcacagcagcccctgcaCCACAGTCCAGCCGCGCCGCCTCCATCTTTGGGGGGGCCAAACCCGTGGACACGGCCGCCCGCGAGCGTGAGGtggaggagaggctgcagaaggAACAGGAGAAGCTGCAGCGGCAGCTGGAGGACGACAAGAGGCTGGAGCGGCGGCCCCGGGAGCG GTACCCTAGCAGCCGCAGTGAGGACAACCCTGAGCGGTCACGGACGGGCAGCGAGTCCTCGCAGAGCGGAGCCGCAGGACCTCCTGGCACCACCGCCGGCACCGGTCCCACCGGGAGGA CCACACGGAGGAGGGAGAGTGAGAAGTCGGTGGAGGGCGATGCGTGCGGCCGCGAGGAGGAGGGCCGCGAGGAGAAGCAGCCGCTGAAGGTGATGCCCGCGCCACCCCCCAAGGAGAACGCGTGGGCCAagcgcagcagcagcaccgccGGCCGCTCCCCGGGCTCTGACTCCGAGCAGCACTCACCCAGCAG CAGCCAGATGGCTTCCCGCCCGCCTGCAGAGAACGGGGCCACCCCGAGGAGCACCCACCGGAGAG GGGATGAGAACAAGCCAGATGGGGGCCGGGATGGCCCGAAGGCGCGCAGTGGGAGCTCGGCCGAGAG gAAAGACGGCCGCAAGGAGCATGAGGCAAGAGCTGCGCCTGAGCCAAAGAGACTGGAGGACAGCCCAGCCCCC TTCAGCCACGCCAGCAAGTATGCAGCGCTGTCAGTGGACGGCGAGGAGGAGGAGTGCGGCGAGTGA
- the EIF4B gene encoding eukaryotic translation initiation factor 4B isoform X2 produces the protein MAASAKKKNKKGKTLTLTDFLAEDGGSGAPTYIPKPVSWADETDDLDGDGRVSTAWHSNDDDVYRAPLIDRSLLPTAPRAAREPNIDRSRLPKCPPYTAFLGNLPYDVTEDSIKDFFRGLNISAVRLPREPTNPERLKGFGYAEFEDIDSLFQALSLNEESLGNRRIRVDVADQAQDKDRDDRCFGRDRDRFRDSERFESDWRARPAASDSFDDFPPRRGDDAFGDRYRDRYDDRYRDGPRRDMDRGFGGRDRYDDRSRDYDRGYNSRIGSGRRAFGSGYRRDDDFRGGSDRYEERYERRDDRMERWGGREEYGRDEFRREERGPTQRPKLNLKPRSAPKEEESTAAPAPQSSRAASIFGGAKPVDTAAREREVEERLQKEQEKLQRQLEDDKRLERRPRERYPSSRSEDNPERSRTGSESSQSGAAGPPGTTAGTGPTGRTTRRRESEKSVEGDACGREEEGREEKQPLKVMPAPPPKENAWAKRSSSTAGRSPGSDSEQHSPSSSQMASRPPAENGATPRSTHRRGDENKPDGGRDGPKARSGSSAERKDGRKEHEARAAPEPKRLEDSPAPFSHASKYAALSVDGEEEECGE, from the exons ATGGCGGCCTCAG CCaagaagaagaacaagaagggGAAGACCCTGACCCTGACTGATTTCCTGGCGGAGGATGGCGGCAGCGGTGCGCCCACCTACATCCCCAAGCCAGTCAGCTGGGCTGATGAGACCGATGACCTGGACGGCGACGGTAGGG TCTCCACCGCTTGGCACAGCAATGATGATGATGTGTACCGGGCTCCGCTGATCGACCGCTCGCTGCTGCCCACCGCCCCCCGCGCTGCACGTGAGCCCAACATCGACCGCAGCCGCCTGCCCAAGTGCCCGCCCTACACGGccttcctgggcaacctgccCTACGACGTCACCGAGGACTCCATCAAGGACTTCTTCAGGGGCCTCAAT ATCAGTGCCGTGCGCTTGCCGCGGGAGCCCACCAACCCTGAGAGGTTGAAAGGTTTTGGCTACGCTGAGTTTGAAGACATCGACTCCTTGTTCCAGGCACTGAGCCTCAATGAGGAG tctcTAGGAAACAGAAGGATACGAGTGGATGTTGCTGACCAAGCTCAGGATAAAG aCCGGGACGATCGCTGCTTTGGACGGGACCGGGACCGTTTCCGGGACTCAGAGAGGTTTGAGAGCGACTGGCGCGCCCGTCCCGCCGCCTCCGACAGCTTCGATGATTTCCCACCCCGCCGCGGGGACGACGCCTTCGGGGACA GGTATCGGGATCGCTACGACGATCGGTATCGCGATGGCCCGCGGCGCGACATGGACCGCGGCTTCGGCGGCAGAGATCGCTACGATGACCGCAGCAGAGACTACGACCGGG GCTACAACTCGCGCATCGGCAGCGGCCGGAGGGCCTTCGGCAGTGGCTACCGCCGCGACGACGATTTCCGGGGCGGCAGCGACCGCTACGAGGAGCGCTACGAGCGGCGCGACGACCGCATGGAGCgctggggagggagagaggaataCGGGAGGGATGAGTTCCGGCGTGAAGAGAGGG gcccCACGCAGCGCCCCAAGCTGAACCTGAAGCCGCGCAGCGCCCcgaaggaggaggagagcacagcagcccctgcaCCACAGTCCAGCCGCGCCGCCTCCATCTTTGGGGGGGCCAAACCCGTGGACACGGCCGCCCGCGAGCGTGAGGtggaggagaggctgcagaaggAACAGGAGAAGCTGCAGCGGCAGCTGGAGGACGACAAGAGGCTGGAGCGGCGGCCCCGGGAGCG GTACCCTAGCAGCCGCAGTGAGGACAACCCTGAGCGGTCACGGACGGGCAGCGAGTCCTCGCAGAGCGGAGCCGCAGGACCTCCTGGCACCACCGCCGGCACCGGTCCCACCGGGAGGA CCACACGGAGGAGGGAGAGTGAGAAGTCGGTGGAGGGCGATGCGTGCGGCCGCGAGGAGGAGGGCCGCGAGGAGAAGCAGCCGCTGAAGGTGATGCCCGCGCCACCCCCCAAGGAGAACGCGTGGGCCAagcgcagcagcagcaccgccGGCCGCTCCCCGGGCTCTGACTCCGAGCAGCACTCACCCAGCAG CAGCCAGATGGCTTCCCGCCCGCCTGCAGAGAACGGGGCCACCCCGAGGAGCACCCACCGGAGAG GGGATGAGAACAAGCCAGATGGGGGCCGGGATGGCCCGAAGGCGCGCAGTGGGAGCTCGGCCGAGAG gAAAGACGGCCGCAAGGAGCATGAGGCAAGAGCTGCGCCTGAGCCAAAGAGACTGGAGGACAGCCCAGCCCCC TTCAGCCACGCCAGCAAGTATGCAGCGCTGTCAGTGGACGGCGAGGAGGAGGAGTGCGGCGAGTGA
- the EIF4B gene encoding eukaryotic translation initiation factor 4B isoform X1 — protein MAASAAKKKNKKGKTLTLTDFLAEDGGSGAPTYIPKPVSWADETDDLDGDGRVSTAWHSNDDDVYRAPLIDRSLLPTAPRAAREPNIDRSRLPKCPPYTAFLGNLPYDVTEDSIKDFFRGLNISAVRLPREPTNPERLKGFGYAEFEDIDSLFQALSLNEESLGNRRIRVDVADQAQDKDRDDRCFGRDRDRFRDSERFESDWRARPAASDSFDDFPPRRGDDAFGDRYRDRYDDRYRDGPRRDMDRGFGGRDRYDDRSRDYDRGYNSRIGSGRRAFGSGYRRDDDFRGGSDRYEERYERRDDRMERWGGREEYGRDEFRREERGPTQRPKLNLKPRSAPKEEESTAAPAPQSSRAASIFGGAKPVDTAAREREVEERLQKEQEKLQRQLEDDKRLERRPRERYPSSRSEDNPERSRTGSESSQSGAAGPPGTTAGTGPTGRTTRRRESEKSVEGDACGREEEGREEKQPLKVMPAPPPKENAWAKRSSSTAGRSPGSDSEQHSPSSSQMASRPPAENGATPRSTHRRGDENKPDGGRDGPKARSGSSAERKDGRKEHEARAAPEPKRLEDSPAPFSHASKYAALSVDGEEEECGE, from the exons ATGGCGGCCTCAG CAGCCaagaagaagaacaagaagggGAAGACCCTGACCCTGACTGATTTCCTGGCGGAGGATGGCGGCAGCGGTGCGCCCACCTACATCCCCAAGCCAGTCAGCTGGGCTGATGAGACCGATGACCTGGACGGCGACGGTAGGG TCTCCACCGCTTGGCACAGCAATGATGATGATGTGTACCGGGCTCCGCTGATCGACCGCTCGCTGCTGCCCACCGCCCCCCGCGCTGCACGTGAGCCCAACATCGACCGCAGCCGCCTGCCCAAGTGCCCGCCCTACACGGccttcctgggcaacctgccCTACGACGTCACCGAGGACTCCATCAAGGACTTCTTCAGGGGCCTCAAT ATCAGTGCCGTGCGCTTGCCGCGGGAGCCCACCAACCCTGAGAGGTTGAAAGGTTTTGGCTACGCTGAGTTTGAAGACATCGACTCCTTGTTCCAGGCACTGAGCCTCAATGAGGAG tctcTAGGAAACAGAAGGATACGAGTGGATGTTGCTGACCAAGCTCAGGATAAAG aCCGGGACGATCGCTGCTTTGGACGGGACCGGGACCGTTTCCGGGACTCAGAGAGGTTTGAGAGCGACTGGCGCGCCCGTCCCGCCGCCTCCGACAGCTTCGATGATTTCCCACCCCGCCGCGGGGACGACGCCTTCGGGGACA GGTATCGGGATCGCTACGACGATCGGTATCGCGATGGCCCGCGGCGCGACATGGACCGCGGCTTCGGCGGCAGAGATCGCTACGATGACCGCAGCAGAGACTACGACCGGG GCTACAACTCGCGCATCGGCAGCGGCCGGAGGGCCTTCGGCAGTGGCTACCGCCGCGACGACGATTTCCGGGGCGGCAGCGACCGCTACGAGGAGCGCTACGAGCGGCGCGACGACCGCATGGAGCgctggggagggagagaggaataCGGGAGGGATGAGTTCCGGCGTGAAGAGAGGG gcccCACGCAGCGCCCCAAGCTGAACCTGAAGCCGCGCAGCGCCCcgaaggaggaggagagcacagcagcccctgcaCCACAGTCCAGCCGCGCCGCCTCCATCTTTGGGGGGGCCAAACCCGTGGACACGGCCGCCCGCGAGCGTGAGGtggaggagaggctgcagaaggAACAGGAGAAGCTGCAGCGGCAGCTGGAGGACGACAAGAGGCTGGAGCGGCGGCCCCGGGAGCG GTACCCTAGCAGCCGCAGTGAGGACAACCCTGAGCGGTCACGGACGGGCAGCGAGTCCTCGCAGAGCGGAGCCGCAGGACCTCCTGGCACCACCGCCGGCACCGGTCCCACCGGGAGGA CCACACGGAGGAGGGAGAGTGAGAAGTCGGTGGAGGGCGATGCGTGCGGCCGCGAGGAGGAGGGCCGCGAGGAGAAGCAGCCGCTGAAGGTGATGCCCGCGCCACCCCCCAAGGAGAACGCGTGGGCCAagcgcagcagcagcaccgccGGCCGCTCCCCGGGCTCTGACTCCGAGCAGCACTCACCCAGCAG CAGCCAGATGGCTTCCCGCCCGCCTGCAGAGAACGGGGCCACCCCGAGGAGCACCCACCGGAGAG GGGATGAGAACAAGCCAGATGGGGGCCGGGATGGCCCGAAGGCGCGCAGTGGGAGCTCGGCCGAGAG gAAAGACGGCCGCAAGGAGCATGAGGCAAGAGCTGCGCCTGAGCCAAAGAGACTGGAGGACAGCCCAGCCCCC TTCAGCCACGCCAGCAAGTATGCAGCGCTGTCAGTGGACGGCGAGGAGGAGGAGTGCGGCGAGTGA
- the PRPH gene encoding peripherin isoform X4: MSRDFSPPRDRTLDSPPVPVDARSAGRSAERTELAALNDRFAAFLERVRALERQNGALRSAIGRAAAAPRAAGLVRGELRGLRERLQRLGRERERLQGERDGLAAELQGLRRRLEDEMQKREDAEQSLVLFRKDMDDATLCRLELEHRIELLMDEISFLKKLHEEELWELEVNAQSPQAGARMELQQPDLTAALRDIRTQYESITVTNLQEAEEWYKAKFADLSDAANRNCEALRVAKQEMNESQRQIQSLTSEVDGLKGMNEALQRQMQEMEDEFGTEIRSYQEAMGRLEQEIQCMKKEMARQLHEYQDLLRVKMALDVEIATYRKLLNSEEGWW; the protein is encoded by the exons ATGAGTCGCGATTTCTCCCCACCCCGGGACCGCACCCTCGATTCTCCGCCGGTTCCCGTTGATGCGCGTTCGGCGGGGCGCAGCGCGGAGCGGACGGAGTTGGCGGCTCTGAACGATCGCTTCGCCGCTTTCCTGGAGAGGGTGCGGGCGTTGGAGAGGCAGAACGGAGCCCTCCGCTCGGCCAtcggccgcgccgccgccgctccccgcgcTGCGGGGTTGGTGCGGGGAGAgctgcgggggctgcgggaGCGGCTGCAGCGCCTCGGCCGGGAGAGGGAACGGCTGCAGGGAGAGCGCGATGGGCTCGCGGCGGAGCTGCAGGGGCTGCGGCGGCG GCTGGAGGATGAGATGCAGAAGCGTGaagatgcagagcagagcctggtGCTGTTCCGCAAG GACATGGACGATGCCACGCTGTGCCGCCTGGAGCTGGAGCACAGGATTGAGCTGCTGATGGATGAGATCAGCTTCTTGAAGAAGCTGCACGAGGAG gagctgtgggagctggaGGTGAATGCACAGAGCCCACAGGCGGGGGCACgaatggagctgcagcagccggATCTGACAGCTGCACTGCGCGACATCCGCACGCAGTATGAGAGCATCACTGTCACAAACCTGCAGGAAGCCGAGGAGTGGTACAAAGCCAAG TTTGCTGATCTCTCGGATGCTGCCAACCGTAACTGCGAGGCGCTGCGGGTGGCCAAGCAGGAGATGAATGAATCCCAGAGGCAGATCCAGAGCCTCACCTCCGAGGTGGATGGGCTGAAGGGCATG AATGAAGCACTGCAGCGACAGATGCAGGAGATGGAGGATGAGTTTGGCACGGAGATCAGGAGCTACCAGGAGGCGATGGGGAGGCTGGAGCAGGAGATCCAGTGCATGAAGAAGGAGATGGCACGGCAGCTGCACGAGTACCAGGATCTGCTCCGTGTCAAGATGGCCCTGGACGTGGAGATCGCCACGTACCGCAAGCTGCTGAACAGTGAGGAGGGCTG GTGGTGA
- the PRPH gene encoding peripherin isoform X3, translated as MSRDFSPPRDRTLDSPPVPVDARSAGRSAERTELAALNDRFAAFLERVRALERQNGALRSAIGRAAAAPRAAGLVRGELRGLRERLQRLGRERERLQGERDGLAAELQGLRRRLEDEMQKREDAEQSLVLFRKDMDDATLCRLELEHRIELLMDEISFLKKLHEEELWELEVNAQSPQAGARMELQQPDLTAALRDIRTQYESITVTNLQEAEEWYKAKFADLSDAANRNCEALRVAKQEMNESQRQIQSLTSEVDGLKGMNEALQRQMQEMEDEFGTEIRSYQEAMGRLEQEIQCMKKEMARQLHEYQDLLRVKMALDVEIATYRKLLNSEEGCRW; from the exons ATGAGTCGCGATTTCTCCCCACCCCGGGACCGCACCCTCGATTCTCCGCCGGTTCCCGTTGATGCGCGTTCGGCGGGGCGCAGCGCGGAGCGGACGGAGTTGGCGGCTCTGAACGATCGCTTCGCCGCTTTCCTGGAGAGGGTGCGGGCGTTGGAGAGGCAGAACGGAGCCCTCCGCTCGGCCAtcggccgcgccgccgccgctccccgcgcTGCGGGGTTGGTGCGGGGAGAgctgcgggggctgcgggaGCGGCTGCAGCGCCTCGGCCGGGAGAGGGAACGGCTGCAGGGAGAGCGCGATGGGCTCGCGGCGGAGCTGCAGGGGCTGCGGCGGCG GCTGGAGGATGAGATGCAGAAGCGTGaagatgcagagcagagcctggtGCTGTTCCGCAAG GACATGGACGATGCCACGCTGTGCCGCCTGGAGCTGGAGCACAGGATTGAGCTGCTGATGGATGAGATCAGCTTCTTGAAGAAGCTGCACGAGGAG gagctgtgggagctggaGGTGAATGCACAGAGCCCACAGGCGGGGGCACgaatggagctgcagcagccggATCTGACAGCTGCACTGCGCGACATCCGCACGCAGTATGAGAGCATCACTGTCACAAACCTGCAGGAAGCCGAGGAGTGGTACAAAGCCAAG TTTGCTGATCTCTCGGATGCTGCCAACCGTAACTGCGAGGCGCTGCGGGTGGCCAAGCAGGAGATGAATGAATCCCAGAGGCAGATCCAGAGCCTCACCTCCGAGGTGGATGGGCTGAAGGGCATG AATGAAGCACTGCAGCGACAGATGCAGGAGATGGAGGATGAGTTTGGCACGGAGATCAGGAGCTACCAGGAGGCGATGGGGAGGCTGGAGCAGGAGATCCAGTGCATGAAGAAGGAGATGGCACGGCAGCTGCACGAGTACCAGGATCTGCTCCGTGTCAAGATGGCCCTGGACGTGGAGATCGCCACGTACCGCAAGCTGCTGAACAGTGAGGAGGGCTG CAGGTGGTGA
- the PRPH gene encoding peripherin isoform X1 produces MSRDFSPPRDRTLDSPPVPVDARSAGRSAERTELAALNDRFAAFLERVRALERQNGALRSAIGRAAAAPRAAGLVRGELRGLRERLQRLGRERERLQGERDGLAAELQGLRRRLEDEMQKREDAEQSLVLFRKDMDDATLCRLELEHRIELLMDEISFLKKLHEEELWELEVNAQSPQAGARMELQQPDLTAALRDIRTQYESITVTNLQEAEEWYKAKFADLSDAANRNCEALRVAKQEMNESQRQIQSLTSEVDGLKGMNEALQRQMQEMEDEFGTEIRSYQEAMGRLEQEIQCMKKEMARQLHEYQDLLRVKMALDVEIATYRKLLNSEEGCFPDWLCLVCAQPCFSDQSHWSHNRLLLSLHPPGARTFFAWISHVFFWVTVHQDRK; encoded by the exons ATGAGTCGCGATTTCTCCCCACCCCGGGACCGCACCCTCGATTCTCCGCCGGTTCCCGTTGATGCGCGTTCGGCGGGGCGCAGCGCGGAGCGGACGGAGTTGGCGGCTCTGAACGATCGCTTCGCCGCTTTCCTGGAGAGGGTGCGGGCGTTGGAGAGGCAGAACGGAGCCCTCCGCTCGGCCAtcggccgcgccgccgccgctccccgcgcTGCGGGGTTGGTGCGGGGAGAgctgcgggggctgcgggaGCGGCTGCAGCGCCTCGGCCGGGAGAGGGAACGGCTGCAGGGAGAGCGCGATGGGCTCGCGGCGGAGCTGCAGGGGCTGCGGCGGCG GCTGGAGGATGAGATGCAGAAGCGTGaagatgcagagcagagcctggtGCTGTTCCGCAAG GACATGGACGATGCCACGCTGTGCCGCCTGGAGCTGGAGCACAGGATTGAGCTGCTGATGGATGAGATCAGCTTCTTGAAGAAGCTGCACGAGGAG gagctgtgggagctggaGGTGAATGCACAGAGCCCACAGGCGGGGGCACgaatggagctgcagcagccggATCTGACAGCTGCACTGCGCGACATCCGCACGCAGTATGAGAGCATCACTGTCACAAACCTGCAGGAAGCCGAGGAGTGGTACAAAGCCAAG TTTGCTGATCTCTCGGATGCTGCCAACCGTAACTGCGAGGCGCTGCGGGTGGCCAAGCAGGAGATGAATGAATCCCAGAGGCAGATCCAGAGCCTCACCTCCGAGGTGGATGGGCTGAAGGGCATG AATGAAGCACTGCAGCGACAGATGCAGGAGATGGAGGATGAGTTTGGCACGGAGATCAGGAGCTACCAGGAGGCGATGGGGAGGCTGGAGCAGGAGATCCAGTGCATGAAGAAGGAGATGGCACGGCAGCTGCACGAGTACCAGGATCTGCTCCGTGTCAAGATGGCCCTGGACGTGGAGATCGCCACGTACCGCAAGCTGCTGAACAGTGAGGAGGGCTG CTTTCCAGATTGGCTTTGCTTGGTGTGCGCACAGCCTTGTTTTTCTGACCAATCCCACTGGAGTCACAACAGACTGCTTTTATCTTTGCATCCACCAGGTGCAAGGACTTTTTTTGCTTGGATTTCACATGTATTCTTTTGGGTTACAGTGCACCAAGATAGGAAGTAA
- the PRPH gene encoding peripherin isoform X2, with protein MSRDFSPPRDRTLDSPPVPVDARSAGRSAERTELAALNDRFAAFLERVRALERQNGALRSAIGRAAAAPRAAGLEDEMQKREDAEQSLVLFRKDMDDATLCRLELEHRIELLMDEISFLKKLHEEELWELEVNAQSPQAGARMELQQPDLTAALRDIRTQYESITVTNLQEAEEWYKAKFADLSDAANRNCEALRVAKQEMNESQRQIQSLTSEVDGLKGMNEALQRQMQEMEDEFGTEIRSYQEAMGRLEQEIQCMKKEMARQLHEYQDLLRVKMALDVEIATYRKLLNSEEGCFPDWLCLVCAQPCFSDQSHWSHNRLLLSLHPPGARTFFAWISHVFFWVTVHQDRK; from the exons ATGAGTCGCGATTTCTCCCCACCCCGGGACCGCACCCTCGATTCTCCGCCGGTTCCCGTTGATGCGCGTTCGGCGGGGCGCAGCGCGGAGCGGACGGAGTTGGCGGCTCTGAACGATCGCTTCGCCGCTTTCCTGGAGAGGGTGCGGGCGTTGGAGAGGCAGAACGGAGCCCTCCGCTCGGCCAtcggccgcgccgccgccgctccccgcgcTGCGGG GCTGGAGGATGAGATGCAGAAGCGTGaagatgcagagcagagcctggtGCTGTTCCGCAAG GACATGGACGATGCCACGCTGTGCCGCCTGGAGCTGGAGCACAGGATTGAGCTGCTGATGGATGAGATCAGCTTCTTGAAGAAGCTGCACGAGGAG gagctgtgggagctggaGGTGAATGCACAGAGCCCACAGGCGGGGGCACgaatggagctgcagcagccggATCTGACAGCTGCACTGCGCGACATCCGCACGCAGTATGAGAGCATCACTGTCACAAACCTGCAGGAAGCCGAGGAGTGGTACAAAGCCAAG TTTGCTGATCTCTCGGATGCTGCCAACCGTAACTGCGAGGCGCTGCGGGTGGCCAAGCAGGAGATGAATGAATCCCAGAGGCAGATCCAGAGCCTCACCTCCGAGGTGGATGGGCTGAAGGGCATG AATGAAGCACTGCAGCGACAGATGCAGGAGATGGAGGATGAGTTTGGCACGGAGATCAGGAGCTACCAGGAGGCGATGGGGAGGCTGGAGCAGGAGATCCAGTGCATGAAGAAGGAGATGGCACGGCAGCTGCACGAGTACCAGGATCTGCTCCGTGTCAAGATGGCCCTGGACGTGGAGATCGCCACGTACCGCAAGCTGCTGAACAGTGAGGAGGGCTG CTTTCCAGATTGGCTTTGCTTGGTGTGCGCACAGCCTTGTTTTTCTGACCAATCCCACTGGAGTCACAACAGACTGCTTTTATCTTTGCATCCACCAGGTGCAAGGACTTTTTTTGCTTGGATTTCACATGTATTCTTTTGGGTTACAGTGCACCAAGATAGGAAGTAA
- the PRPH gene encoding peripherin isoform X5 — protein sequence MQKREDAEQSLVLFRKDMDDATLCRLELEHRIELLMDEISFLKKLHEEELWELEVNAQSPQAGARMELQQPDLTAALRDIRTQYESITVTNLQEAEEWYKAKFADLSDAANRNCEALRVAKQEMNESQRQIQSLTSEVDGLKGMNEALQRQMQEMEDEFGTEIRSYQEAMGRLEQEIQCMKKEMARQLHEYQDLLRVKMALDVEIATYRKLLNSEEGCFPDWLCLVCAQPCFSDQSHWSHNRLLLSLHPPGARTFFAWISHVFFWVTVHQDRK from the exons ATGCAGAAGCGTGaagatgcagagcagagcctggtGCTGTTCCGCAAG GACATGGACGATGCCACGCTGTGCCGCCTGGAGCTGGAGCACAGGATTGAGCTGCTGATGGATGAGATCAGCTTCTTGAAGAAGCTGCACGAGGAG gagctgtgggagctggaGGTGAATGCACAGAGCCCACAGGCGGGGGCACgaatggagctgcagcagccggATCTGACAGCTGCACTGCGCGACATCCGCACGCAGTATGAGAGCATCACTGTCACAAACCTGCAGGAAGCCGAGGAGTGGTACAAAGCCAAG TTTGCTGATCTCTCGGATGCTGCCAACCGTAACTGCGAGGCGCTGCGGGTGGCCAAGCAGGAGATGAATGAATCCCAGAGGCAGATCCAGAGCCTCACCTCCGAGGTGGATGGGCTGAAGGGCATG AATGAAGCACTGCAGCGACAGATGCAGGAGATGGAGGATGAGTTTGGCACGGAGATCAGGAGCTACCAGGAGGCGATGGGGAGGCTGGAGCAGGAGATCCAGTGCATGAAGAAGGAGATGGCACGGCAGCTGCACGAGTACCAGGATCTGCTCCGTGTCAAGATGGCCCTGGACGTGGAGATCGCCACGTACCGCAAGCTGCTGAACAGTGAGGAGGGCTG CTTTCCAGATTGGCTTTGCTTGGTGTGCGCACAGCCTTGTTTTTCTGACCAATCCCACTGGAGTCACAACAGACTGCTTTTATCTTTGCATCCACCAGGTGCAAGGACTTTTTTTGCTTGGATTTCACATGTATTCTTTTGGGTTACAGTGCACCAAGATAGGAAGTAA